The Lytechinus pictus isolate F3 Inbred chromosome 8, Lp3.0, whole genome shotgun sequence nucleotide sequence GTAGGGGCAGTGTGTATACTAACATAGTGTATGATTATATAATGTTTTATCGGTCGGTGGTGGTGAAGCTGCCTACTGAAACTAATCAATATGAtgtgttgggttttttttttcatttggatattccttattttatttgttaaaatatGAACCTCTTTTTTTTGCAGCATGtagtgaaatgaatgaaatagagCAAAACGGTTCCTGTTACTTCTTCTCTGACCATGCTGACTATAAGAGGGACTTTTTCCAGGCTGACGGTTTCTGTAAGATCCTTGAGATGAATCTGGTGTCAATTGGATCACAGGAAGAGCAAGACTTCCTGGTCAGTCATCTTGATGATTACGAAGACTATTGGATTGGTTTGCGTGGAATATCCTGGCTCGATGGCACATCTCTTGTCTATAATAACTTTCCGTATTACGATTCTGCTTTTGATGACGACGGTCGCTGCTTCTTTATGCATCCATCAGATCTGCTGTGGTACGACGAGAGCTGTTCCGCTAGCAGCCATTACGCATGTGAAAAGGAAATCGGTAAGTCGTATGTATCATTAGGAAGAAGAACCAAGTGTTCTTTCTGGTTCATGTTGGTTTGGTATACAAGCAGGTGGTCATTTGGTATTATTCTCAGATTGTCGAATTCCACATTGACTTTATAGCTCACTGTCAATTTGCTCTAATGGCCGCTTAATACATACCACttagtctaattttcatttaagCCTATTCTAATGCACAGTAGTGGAAATTTTCACTTATTTAATAATATAGGCTACTCATAAGCTTCTTACTTTGCCAATTGAAACTTGTTTCACTAACAGTTACTCGAACTCTACAGACTGGTTCGTGTTAAACGAAGTGGATATAAAGCAAGAAATTTAAAGGGGTGAATCCTAACTAGATATTAACAAAAAAGAGCAAGTGATAGGCTTAAAAAGGAAAAgtgaaaattttaataaatgttaGTTATCAGCTGGTAGTAGGTAAAAAAATATAGCGTTGTTGCGATGCATTTAGATTATCTGGTATTTAAAATGACGTGAGGTTGAATATACGAAGAAAGAATTACGACATTGTCCAAACATTTTGGAGAAACGCTTTTCACATCTAATGTCAAAGACCAATGGCGTATCCCTTACGAAGAAAAGTTCAACGACCAAGAGAAATGATAgataaggaaagggaaaagggtgaaaGGTGGAGTTATATCCTGTATATCAAAATCTCAAAATTACGTCTTCGCTGCTCGCGACTCTTTGGTTTTACGCCAATGGTCAGGGCGGTTTCATCTCATTTTCCGAATACATCGGTGTTCACAAAATGTATCTTTTCAAAGAAGTTATTTGGATTCAATTAAGTGATACAAGCTTTATAAATTATCTGAGAAACACCGCCTATTAGaagcttattttcattttattgtgcAGGGGAAACCTCTACTGACGGAGAGCCAGTACAGACTTCTGATTCGCCACCCAGCAAAGGTAAATGGCTATAGCCCAACAGTTACTCTTAAATCATCCATTACACCTTGGATATCATTAGTTTtggatgaccccccccccccctcccgaagATCCATAGTAAATGATCACCCTATAACCAATATTATACAACTCCAGataatgttctgtaatctgatcggtccaaatcggatcacgTGATATTTAGCGAATTGCACTATaacatccaaaatgcactatcctgcactctgacgtcagagtgcaatatagtgcgaggtctggaattatctagaatttagataaAACATAGCATTCGGGGGAGGGGAGGTTGtattaaacaaacaatgcacgcattcttgtgcatagaggacctaaataatgaactctgtgctcgactcgccaaatggatacagcgcactcggtcctgcggacctcggtgcggtatatccattggctcttctcgcacatcgttcattatttggccctgcatgcacgcgcttacgtgcattatttgtacaataattataataaataataataacaatatgtcaatttatatagcgcagttactatgtgcatatatactcaactgcgctttgatatttggtatcatattattaccccggctgtagctaagcCGCCATATCAATAGGCGCTGAAgggttcaaggaataaatcctaccgggtacccattcacctcacctgggtcgagtgcagcacaatgtggataaatttcttgccgaaggaaattacgccgtggctgggattcgaacccacgaccctctgtttcaaagtctggagactaatccactgggccacaacgctccacaatgataatgataacgcagttcttgtacagcgcatatcacattatgacagaacgtccctatgcgcttcctaAAAGACTTGGATATTTATACTATCCTGGCTTTAACAGCGCGGAGGTATATCAAGCAATATATTTCTACCAGGTaccaattcacctcacctgggtcgagtgcagcacaatgttgatGAATTTCTTGCCGACTCGGgtaattacgccatggctgggattcaaacccacgaccctctgtttcaaagtcataagactaatccactgggccacaacgctcttTAGATGAAATAAATGTGAGAACATGGCAACCCGGTGACATcttattaatttaatttatgcatatatataaaaagagttCTACCGGTCttggtcaattttcaattttcttggtaaatttttaatttctatctGATCTCATAAACTGTtacatcagaaaatgaaaaaagttaaGTCATAGTATCAAAATGTTCTATCATTTCAAGCTGTATCCTGGAACCATTCAATAATTCCTAATTAATACTACCCCCACACCCTCATATACCGACCCACATACATGCACACCCactctcaacacacacacacacttatacatacacatacaattttaaatatacatttgcaCACGCGCACACGTTTGCACATGCACAAACACATGCAAATACGTCAAATGTGCACATAATATCAGGCATACAAGGTTCTTGCATGTAAATATCGTATTAATAATATAtgtttataattaatttaagtcaatgcttgatttgtacttcgttcttttttgtctatttcGCTAATACGTTTTGAGGCCGCTACCTTAGTCAAGCACTGCTTATGGTAgcggtctccagcatttttttttgtctactcaacaaagtacaacttataatattgcaaactaatactatctatatacatttttgcaaatgaatgattatttgtatttatttttgtaaaaagaaatgtatcactatttttttctttatgttgtcattatgtttgttaattatttctgttggaaaaatgctgaaataaaatcaaatcaaaatcaaatcaaatctttAGAATTTTTGTAATAGTCTGAGATGTAAGAATATCCCTTAGATTAATGTGTGCACTCAGCATGCCTTATGCTATATGctccttctttttatttttccacgTGTTGTCCTAACATCACTAACGCCTTCATATGCATCTTGCTTTATATAGGCCACGGGAGATCAATGTCCATCAAACTTGTTGCTGATGATTCTATTCTCAAGAAACCTCATGTGCTTGCTTCACACCGTGTATCATCAGTGAGTAGATGCGCTATACAATGCCTTGCCGAAGAGAGTTGTTCCTGCTTCACCTTCATCGAACAAGAGAGGGCGTGCTTACTTGCTGTTGCTTGCGATACTGGCGACGGGGTGAACTATGAGCCGATGCAAGGGGCTCGAACATATTCGAAAGTGTAGATTTAAGTGACTAATGATATAAGCAAGATTCAATTTTAAGAAGTACAAGTCGAACTAGATCAAGTATGAAGTCATATTATTTCTTAAGTGGGCAACGAATAAGAATGCATGCTGCAACCTTCGTAGAACACACTAAATGATCTATGATGTACATTAATTATAAGACGTATCGAATTTTCATCTTTAGTCGGTGTAAAGATCCTTAGTCTAGCGAAATGCCTCAATAATCACTATGACTGTCTTGTATTCCAACAACCAACAGTGACACTCCATTTTTTAATAACTCAAATCCGTAAGAAGTCCTAACATGAACCAATATCATTTCCCCTTCGGTATATTCGGCTTCTTTTCCAAAGTAACGTTtgagagaaataaaatcaaGCGATGAATGAATTCAAAGCTAATATCCATTATTTGTATTGTTCAAATTGTCATGCTTAATCTAGCCCAATAGAGTTACATTATAATCAATCGCTGGCACTTAGTACTTTGTTCAATTTATGTATTTGAATGTTTGAATACCGTTGAAATAATCGCTTTAATTTTGCAATGTTTATTATTGCTGTATTCGCAATTCGCATTGTTGACACATGTCattttgaatgttttctttCTGTAAATATTATCTGTTATTGCATGCTCGTGTATAGGGGTTCCATGGGAGATCAAATATtgttgaatgggctaccctttatttgaagagtttagttgcaaaagcggttaggtccactttggaccattccgagaaaaaccatgtttttattctcacttattgcaatattcttatgagaaactaaattatcatgatgtactaccctatcatgtgtacataaaattgggtatcaAGGAAATCttcctgtcttcaatttttgtctatatatttttttttaattatcattgtggacctaaccccttttgcaactaaactgaaatgaatccaatctctttttattaaaaaagtgatttttctttgccactttcattcacgttttcatttgaatctcaaattgtctttggtatcatcagagtgactaaaaattgaGAGGGttagaaacaaaaaacaataagatttatgaaaaatggacctaaccccttttggcaaatgagttcttcaaaagagtttagttgcaaaaggggataggtccactccaagaatttctttttttttaattctcctatattgcaatattcgtatgcgaaactgaattttcatgataccctaccatgagtaCATAAAATGGGGTATAAGAGAAATCTACcagtcttcatattttttaagatattcttttccaaaaaaaattctgtgtggacctaaccctttttgcaactaaactgaaatggacctaaccccttttgaaaaaaaagtgatttttctttgccattttagttcactttttaataggaattttaacttttctttggtatcatcttatagagctactgaaaatctatacattaagacataaaaatccaatttgatgtaaaatggaccttaccccttttgttagtgagctcttcatttaataaacaatagtaataacaatgaatataaataaGAATCAATCAGTAGCCAGTATATCTTATCAGGAATCTTGTGCAAATATAAGCCATGTAAGCTATGTTTCGTTTAATACATTTCTTCACAGTTCGTAGTCCATGTTATTAACGAAAGCACAATAATGAACCCTTTAGCTTTGGACAGCTTATAAATGATCgtttaaaaatgaagaataaagaAGCGCCAAGACAACAGTGagatgtgaaaataaaaaaacaaacaaaaatgaaagtgatATTGCCAATAATTTCATGCGATCAAAATGGTAAAGGGAAAAATGCTGAACATTTTATGAAACTAATGACACGAATCGGTTTTCCAATACTGTTATCAATCAAAGATACAATGACATCAAATTTAGGAGCTGACAACATCTAAacgattcatttatttcatgtcaTATGACAGAACATCAGTATATTGAGAAAATTACCCCCATCAAATCTGCCCAACTTTAgaaaaaggaagcaagtgacagaTCCGTCAAATATGAGTTACTGCTGTTTttgaaacaccctttgtatgtgGCCCGTTTAGGCAAAATTTGGGAAAATAACGATAGTTCTATGAAAAGATATTCAAGGAAATATGCTGttaattgcattgacgcccatgTAAATGCTAATTTACAACAAattacagtgcgtcccacaaaaaacgaaaccgagatttagcgatgatttatcatagcTTAATCATGAACACAataaacaaatgacctaccaatgtaaagcttagaatctcctctttcatctgatattactaagattgttcctcattcacgcatgattgagcaaaaacaatttgaagaaaggataccaaaaaatcatttggcggagggtatctgaatttcaaaaagaaaatcttagCCGAAatagttcaatatctgctcttttatttatttccttaatcacagaaaacggtcaagaagaaaaaaaaactctgttccctcgaaacaatgcttgtatttccataatttcattaaataaacgtgttttcaccagtTTCTCACAGAAGCTActgcacggttaacaaaagtcTTAATGCATGGccgatcgtcaacaaaacggagtgtcgagtgagtctgAACGCtatcctgtaaaacctcttcattttatgaaattattgaaattcaagccttatttcaaataaccagaacatTTTCTggaattgaggtatcaaattaaagagcatatagtgaactttttaaaatgtggttttcttgttgaattttgaaacccagatacacccagccaagtgactttttgtaagtaatttcagatgaaagaggatattctaagctttacaatggtaggtcatttgtctattgtatttgtgattaagttatgataaatcatcgataaagagtctcggtttcgttttttgtgagacgcactgtatacttatgaaacttgcttccttttgccaaagtacggcagAAATGCTTTTCGATGAATGTACAATTATCCTTATCACAATTATTAATTGTTGATAAAATGATATCTCACGCAATATTTCGGTCCTACccatttttcaataagtaaaaacAGGATATGAGATGGAGTGAGTGTTTAATAAAACGTGTGTGCCTGTCAGTGTGCGTAACTCCCCAAATGTCTTTATTACAATGTTTGTAATGAATGTCTTTGGCTGAAAAAATAATCTCTTGTCACACGAACGAGCACACGATGTAGATTGACTTTAGAAAGAACCTCTGAACATATTATTATCAAGGTAAAACCTCTCATATCTCTCTGTCGAATCAACAAATTGAAGACATTTCAGCCAGGCTAGTCAAGTGTAAAAGGTAAGTAAATAGTGAGGAAAGATTTTTGTtaacatttgttatttgatatattttatatagtCTTGGATGTTAAGTAActttatgaaaatattaatatgttTGTCTGAAATGTAGGCTTTCAAGGGATAGTTAAAATctgagaaaatatttgaaaggaTGCGATTCTCTGTTTGTTTCTCTTTAGATCTTTATTTAGAAGGGAAAAAATAGTTTACATATGACTTACACTAAATATAAATAGAAGCTGTAACAATTGATGAGTATGTCCGCTGATAGATTGTTAAAGCGACAACTAGCATGGCTACACgacgtttttaattatttagaATGTTTCTACAAACGCATTTTGAGAACTGTCACGCCATTTACCAATTTACTGCATATTTTAAACAAGGTTATATAGCAGAACAGCCAATTTCATATAGAGTCAGTGACAGAGAATGGACAtgatggaaggaaaaaaatgggTTCTAGGATGCCGACATTTTAgattataaaacaaattatcagGATCAC carries:
- the LOC135154831 gene encoding macrophage mannose receptor 1-like isoform X2 — translated: MELTSLILFVVVFNQHITFSLQQEACESQLTEFEGSCYYFAQGKTNFSTSRASCEGLGMHLVYIESRSEQEFLVNTMQRGNTSWIGLSSLVWLDGSGLSYSDFGHGAFDEDGHCFRMKEFDGRWYDRSCSASYRFICEKQGACSEMNEIEQNGSCYFFSDHADYKRDFFQADGFCKILEMNLVSIGSQEEQDFLVSHLDDYEDYWIGLRGISWLDGTSLVYNNFPYYDSAFDDDGRCFFMHPSDLLWYDESCSASSHYACEKEIGETSTDGEPVQTSDSPPSKGHGRSMSIKLVADDSILKKPHVLASHRVSSVSRCAIQCLAEESCSCFTFIEQERACLLAVACDTGDGVNYEPMQGARTYSKV